Part of the Paeniglutamicibacter sulfureus genome, AGTCCCCACGCCTGCTGCACCTCCACCCCCTTGGCCTGGTACTGGCGCAGCAGGATCGTAGGCACCGGGGCACCGGCGCAGATCAGCGCGCGCAGAGATTCAAGTTTCGCGTCGGCGAATTCGTCGGCCTGGGCCATCGCCGACAGCATGGCCGGCACCAGGAACGCCTGGTTGACCTTGTACTCATGGATGTCCTTCAGGGCCTGCCGGGGGTCGAAGGTGCGCCGTACCACCACGTGGCCGCCGCGCACGATGACCCGGATGGTCAGCGCGTTCAGCCCGCCGATGTGGAAGAGCGGGGCCACGGCCAGGTTGGTGTCCCCGCGGCGGGTGTCCACCAGCGAGTCGACGTTGACCGAGTTCCACCAGATGTTGCCGTAGGACAGTTCCACGCCCTTGGGCTGCCCGGTGGTGCCGGAAGTGAACATGAGGATCGCCAGATCGTCCTCGTCGGCGCCCTGGATGGCCGGTTCCGCGGCACCGGAGACGCCCTCGCGCACCCACGCCGATGCCGGCGTCCAGGGTGCGGCGATGGTCGCGGGTGCGGGAACGGCGGGGTCGTCGTCGATGAGCAGCAGGGCCATGTCGCCGGTCTCGACGTCCGCGTAGCCGAGCATGGTCTCGAGGGTCTCCCGGTGCCCGGGCTCGACGAAGAGCGCCCGCGGGTTGCACTGATCCAGCAGCCCGGCGATCTCGCGCGGCGCCAGGCGGAAGTTCAGCGGGACGAACACGGCCCCGAGCCACCAGCAGGCAAACATGGTGCGCATGAAGGAGACCGAGTTCAGCCCCAGGTAGGCAACGCGCTCCCCCGGCGCCACACCGGCCGCGTGGAGCGCCGTGGCCTGCTCGCGGACCTCGGCGAAGAACGAGGCGTAGTCCCAGGTGCGCTCCTCGTAGGTGAACAGGAGCTGGTGGGGGAAGTAGATGGTTTGGCGTTCGAGCCCCACCACGGGATTGCGGTCGATGAAGTTCACAGGTGGTCTCCTCCAGCTGCCTGGGCGCCGAACCCGCGCACGGCAATGCCGCCGTCCGCGGGAATGATGGCACCGGTGATGTTACCCGCATTGGCCTTCGAGGCCAGCAGGACGTAGGACCCGGTGAAGTCCACCGGGTCGACCGAGGCGTGGTGCAGCGGGATCAGCGGGTTGTTCCCGGTGATCTCCGAGCGCGCGAACGACGCCGCGATGGTGCGGTTTTCCAGGCCGGTGGCACTCGGTCCGCTCAAGTCTGTGTCCATCCCGCCCACCGCCACGCCGTTGACCCGCACCTTGGGTGCGAGTTCGTAGGCGAGCTGGGTGACCAGGCCGCGGGCAGCGAACTTTGCTGCGGTGTAGACCGGGCCGCCGCCGGCCGGATGGAAGGAGGCGTTGGACAGGGTCATGACGACCGAACCGTTGGCTGCGACCAGTTCCTTCCAGGCGGCCTGGACGGTGAGCAGGTAGCCCTTGACGTTGATCTCGAAGAGCTCGTCGAAGCTTGCACCGAGTTCCGTGGGTGAGAGCCGGGTCAGGGAACGGTTGAAGTCCCAGATCCCGGCGTTGGGCACCACGGTGTCGAGCTTGCCGAAGCGCGTCACGACGTCGGTGACCGCGGAGGCCAGGGAGTCGGCATCGCGCACGTCCCCGGCGATGGCCATCATCCGCGAGGGATCGGCCGAGGCATCGACGACGGTCTGCAGCTTGGCAGCATCGCGGCCGAAGATCGCCACGCTCGCCCCCTCGGCGAGGTAGCGGTCGGCCACCGCGCGTCCGATGCCGGAGCCTCCTCCGGTGATCAGGGCGACGCTGCCCTCGAGCCAGCCTGGTGCCGTGGTGCTCATGATCTGCTCACTCTCGTGTTATTCCATTGATGTGTAGGGACTGGAGGGACGGTGCCCCTGCCTGCAGGGTCTAGAAGAAGGTCGACAGGTTCTTGGCCTGCAAAACATTCGCATCGAAAAGGATCTCGCGCTTGGCGACTTTGAAGCCTCCGTCGGGCTGGACGCGGACCACGTCGGTGCGTCCGCCGGCGTAGATGTCGGTCTCGGTGTGCAGCCGGTTCCGGTAGACCAGGAAGGCGCAGCGGACCGTGAGTTCGGAGTCCCCGGTGTGCCGCACCATCACGTTGGAGATCAGGTGGCGGGTGCGCGAGGGCGGGTCTTCGGCCCAGGCCATGCCCGAGTCGTAGCGGCGGATGCGCCAGGCCAACGACTCCTTGGTCTCGTCGAAGTAGGCTGCCTCCCCCGGTTGCCCAATGGACAGGGCGGCCTGGCGGCGCAGCCTGTTGGTGCGCAGCGGGGCAAAGTAGAAAAGGTCCTCGTCGAAGATCTCCAGCCAGTCGGCGAAACGCCCGTCGTCGAGCAGCTCGGCCTCGTGGAAATAGAACTGCGCCACTGCGTGGGTCAGTTCGGCGTCGGCCAGACGCACCTGGAACTGCGTGCCGGTTTCCTGGGTCATGGTGTTTCCGTTTCTTTGGATCGTTGCCGGGCGCCGCTAGCGCGCCAATTTCTTCAGTTCGGTGGCCGGATCGGCCAGCGCGAGCGGATCGACCTTGATGCTGCGGTCAATGATGCGGCGTGCCGCCCGCACCGTCAGCCCGCCGTCGATAGCCGCGGCTCCGAGCATCAGGCCCTCGGCGTCGAGGCGGAAGGCCGCGATCGGCACGCCGTCAAGCATCCGCACCACGTGCTCGCCATCCCCGTGCATCGACCCCACGCCCTCTACGTGTACCCCGTGCCGGTCCGACCAGAACCAGGATGCGCCGTGCACCGGCGGCTCCTGGTTCAGGATCGCGGCGGCCGCCGTGGCTCCGGCGTTCATGGCGTGTTCCCAGTGCTCGGCGCGGCGCAGCAGCGTGCCGTCGGCCAGCCGGGTACGGGCGGAGTCGCCCACCGCGAATACGCGCGGGTGGGAAGTGGCGCCTCGTTCATCGACCAGCACCCCGTTGTCTGTATCCAGGCCGGCGGCCTCGGCCAGTTCGGTGGCGGCGATGATGCCGATGCCCACCAGCACCACGTCGGCCGCGATGGTTTCACCGGTAGACAGAAGGATGCCGTAGCCCTCGGCGTCTTGGGTGATTTCCTCCGGGATTCCGGTGACGGTGCGCACCTGGTGCTCGGAATGCATGGCGTGCAGTCGGCTGGCCAGCACTTCGCCGATTGCCGGGACCAGCGGGATTTCCACGGGGTCGACTAACGTGACTTCCGCACCGAAAGCGCGGGCGGAGGAAGCTGTTTCCGCACCGATCAGCCCGGCACCGACAATCGCGAGGCGGACGCCCGGAGCCAGGAGCCCACGCAGCGTGTCGGCATCATTCTTGGTGCGAAGTTCCAGGACCCCGGGAAGGTCCCCGCCGGGGATGGACAGGCGGCGGGCCCGCCCGCCGGTGGCCAGCACGAAGCGGTCCGCGACCAGCACCCTGCCGTCAGCCAGCGTTGCCGTGCCCGCGTCCGGGTCCAGCGCGGTGGCGGTGCCGGTGATGACGGTGACGTTGTTTTCCACGTACCAGGTTGCCGGCGCCAGGGCGATTCCTGCTGCGTCCTTGGAACCGGCCAGGTAGTCCTTGCTCAACGGTGGACGGTCGTAGGGCAGGCCCTCCGGGTCGATGATGGACAGCGTCCCGGCGAAACCGCGTCCCCGCAGTTCCTTGGCGGCGGTGAAGCCGGAGAGGCCACCACCAATGATCACAACAGATTCGACGCTCATCGATTTTTCCTTGGGTTTCAGGCGGGTGGAAGAAAGTGGACGATTGCGGCTAGGCGTCGACGACGCTCACGGCCGGGTAAAGCAGCACGTCGTTGCCTGAAACCTCGACCT contains:
- a CDS encoding acyl-CoA synthetase → MNFIDRNPVVGLERQTIYFPHQLLFTYEERTWDYASFFAEVREQATALHAAGVAPGERVAYLGLNSVSFMRTMFACWWLGAVFVPLNFRLAPREIAGLLDQCNPRALFVEPGHRETLETMLGYADVETGDMALLLIDDDPAVPAPATIAAPWTPASAWVREGVSGAAEPAIQGADEDDLAILMFTSGTTGQPKGVELSYGNIWWNSVNVDSLVDTRRGDTNLAVAPLFHIGGLNALTIRVIVRGGHVVVRRTFDPRQALKDIHEYKVNQAFLVPAMLSAMAQADEFADAKLESLRALICAGAPVPTILLRQYQAKGVEVQQAWGLTETAPFATYLPAELTHQRPGSCGVPMPFTQIKVVDPLTGVEVEEAGQTGELLVKGPNVTKRYWNNPQATESAFSDGWFRSGDIGYRDADGFLYVVDRLKDMIITGGENVYPAEVERALMEYPGVLDVAVVGVTDEQWGEAVVAVMSCADGTVPSIEEVREFSASLLARYKLPKRLIITGAVPRNGSGKLDKPAVRLLANNTLEAK
- a CDS encoding SDR family NAD(P)-dependent oxidoreductase: MSTTAPGWLEGSVALITGGGSGIGRAVADRYLAEGASVAIFGRDAAKLQTVVDASADPSRMMAIAGDVRDADSLASAVTDVVTRFGKLDTVVPNAGIWDFNRSLTRLSPTELGASFDELFEINVKGYLLTVQAAWKELVAANGSVVMTLSNASFHPAGGGPVYTAAKFAARGLVTQLAYELAPKVRVNGVAVGGMDTDLSGPSATGLENRTIAASFARSEITGNNPLIPLHHASVDPVDFTGSYVLLASKANAGNITGAIIPADGGIAVRGFGAQAAGGDHL
- a CDS encoding aromatic-ring-hydroxylating dioxygenase subunit beta; the encoded protein is MTQETGTQFQVRLADAELTHAVAQFYFHEAELLDDGRFADWLEIFDEDLFYFAPLRTNRLRRQAALSIGQPGEAAYFDETKESLAWRIRRYDSGMAWAEDPPSRTRHLISNVMVRHTGDSELTVRCAFLVYRNRLHTETDIYAGGRTDVVRVQPDGGFKVAKREILFDANVLQAKNLSTFF
- a CDS encoding NAD(P)/FAD-dependent oxidoreductase, which encodes MSVESVVIIGGGLSGFTAAKELRGRGFAGTLSIIDPEGLPYDRPPLSKDYLAGSKDAAGIALAPATWYVENNVTVITGTATALDPDAGTATLADGRVLVADRFVLATGGRARRLSIPGGDLPGVLELRTKNDADTLRGLLAPGVRLAIVGAGLIGAETASSARAFGAEVTLVDPVEIPLVPAIGEVLASRLHAMHSEHQVRTVTGIPEEITQDAEGYGILLSTGETIAADVVLVGIGIIAATELAEAAGLDTDNGVLVDERGATSHPRVFAVGDSARTRLADGTLLRRAEHWEHAMNAGATAAAAILNQEPPVHGASWFWSDRHGVHVEGVGSMHGDGEHVVRMLDGVPIAAFRLDAEGLMLGAAAIDGGLTVRAARRIIDRSIKVDPLALADPATELKKLAR